ATAGATTTTATGGCTATAACACCAATATCTCTATCCATAGCAACCTTCAGAACTGGTCTAAAATCATTCTCAGGTCTTGGCATAGTCATTGCAGCTGCGTATACAGGTATTAGAATAGTGTCAAAATCAAACATTTCCAAAGCTTTTAAAGCAACTCTCATATCGGCATGAACAGTTATTCCAATAAACTTTATCAACCCCTGGTCACGAGCCTCAAGAAAAGCCTTTGCAGCACCTTTTTCACTAAAGATTTTGTTTAGCTCCTCCAAAGAGCCAACAGCGTGAAATTGGTAAATATCTAAAGAGTTGACACCAAATCTTGAAAGAGTTGTTTTAAGTTCTCTCCAAGCACCTTCATATGTTCTCTCAAGAGTTTTTTCAGCAACAACAAGTCTATCTCTATACTTTTTTATTAGTGGGCCCAGCCTTATCTCAGCTTCTGCATAGCTAGGAGCTATATCAATCATGTTGAGTCCTTCACTAATAGCATTCTCAACAGCTTTAATAGCAGCTTGAGCATCTGGATAGACACCAGGACCAAAACCACCTATGGTAAGTATTGATACCTTGTAATTTGTTCTACCCAGTCTCCTATACTCCAAAAACATCACCACAAAGTGTTTCTCTCCAAAAATTAAATATTTTGCTCATGTGAATATATAAATGTTTTTGTAGTGAAAATGATGAAGTCTAAGACTACATCGTCTAGGTGTTGCCCATGGATAATCTTAGGGAGATGCTGCTAAGCATTGTAAATAACATGGCGAAAGAGACTTATAGAAGCATTGTTCTAGATATTCTCAACAACCCTACACTAACATTTACAAGCACAAAACCTTTGATACAGTTAGGGGAATCACCTGCTGCTCCAAGAAAACACCACTTCTTTTCTGGTGGGCTGCTTCTACACACACTATCAGTTGCTTTAATAGCTAGAAGCATAGCAAA
The window above is part of the Ignisphaera cupida genome. Proteins encoded here:
- a CDS encoding aldo/keto reductase, whose translation is MEYRRLGRTNYKVSILTIGGFGPGVYPDAQAAIKAVENAISEGLNMIDIAPSYAEAEIRLGPLIKKYRDRLVVAEKTLERTYEGAWRELKTTLSRFGVNSLDIYQFHAVGSLEELNKIFSEKGAAKAFLEARDQGLIKFIGITVHADMRVALKALEMFDFDTILIPVYAAAMTMPRPENDFRPVLKVAMDRDIGVIAIKSIAKRRYVGEKRYTTWYEPFDTQEDIDMAVWYTLSQEPVATYAMAGDIRLWPMILSAGKRFKKLSLEEQSKVVEVFREKGAKPLFPENL